Proteins found in one Paenibacillus dendritiformis genomic segment:
- the spoIIE gene encoding stage II sporulation protein E: MSKTKVIPFPKKGWQSGGQGEGEWSLPHNKWRLERFKRVLGTRKWTFMFVLIGFLLGRAMILNELFPFAAAFFAVVYFTRRELATWVGTALLAGSLFAPEQISLMMGMQLLLIVLMHRGLKAYERTDMNMAPIIVFAATLLVKLFVTFMSTALTWYALVMDMTDAVLGLVLTLVFIQALPVLTMSKRNYTLRVEEMICLMILLASIMTGAVGWTVESLQLDHIISRYFVLLFALVGGAPLGASVGVVLGLILGLAEPNSLTQMSVLAFAGLLAGLLKDGKRWAVAFGMLLGTAILSVYLGPPSEVMASTWETIAAAALFLLTPKSICATLAKYVPGTNEHTKSQHEYAKRMRDMTAERVTQFSEVFRQLSSSFKQTAQTGEPPTVGEERNRMIESVTAATCLGCPRQQACWNHKSLQTMTMMNQMMSKVEQDTEIVSYKEKQLPQTWRSHCMKAPKVLALMREHMIRRALDEHWQKQILDSRHFVADQLAGVSQVMDDLAREIRREGRELFMQEEQIRQAMEDLGLSVHRVDILSLDAGRIEIEMIHSFTDGYDECRKLIAPLLSDILGEHIAVREERLTGTEGHGMVTFVSAKAFEVETGMAGAAKGGDMLSGDSFSTLELGSGKYAVALSDGMGNGERARMESSTALKLLSQFLQSGIDEKLAIQSVNSVLTLRSPDEIYATVDMAIIDLYSAKTTFMKSGSTPSFIKSGKDVRLVSGSNLPIGIIQDIDFELIDSALQPGDILIMMTDGIFDAPGPAVNKEMWMKRLISELETDDPQEIADLLLETVIRHASGHIDDDMTVVVTRVARHQPQWATLHWNGHDRMERPLTVS, from the coding sequence ATGAGTAAGACAAAGGTGATTCCGTTTCCGAAGAAAGGCTGGCAGAGCGGGGGGCAAGGAGAGGGCGAGTGGAGCCTCCCACATAACAAATGGCGGCTGGAACGATTCAAGCGGGTACTTGGCACGCGGAAATGGACCTTCATGTTTGTGCTTATCGGTTTTTTGCTGGGACGGGCCATGATCTTGAATGAGTTGTTTCCGTTCGCCGCCGCGTTTTTTGCGGTCGTCTATTTTACGCGCCGCGAGCTGGCAACCTGGGTAGGGACGGCGCTGCTGGCCGGAAGCTTGTTCGCGCCGGAGCAGATCTCGCTCATGATGGGCATGCAGCTGCTGCTTATCGTACTGATGCACCGCGGCTTGAAAGCGTATGAACGGACCGATATGAACATGGCGCCGATCATCGTGTTCGCCGCTACGCTGCTCGTCAAGCTGTTCGTGACCTTTATGTCGACGGCCCTGACCTGGTACGCCCTCGTGATGGATATGACGGATGCTGTGCTCGGTCTCGTCCTGACCCTCGTGTTTATACAAGCATTGCCCGTTCTGACGATGAGTAAACGCAATTATACGCTGCGGGTGGAGGAAATGATCTGCCTGATGATTCTTCTGGCCTCCATTATGACCGGCGCTGTCGGCTGGACCGTCGAGTCGCTGCAGCTCGATCATATTATTTCTCGCTATTTCGTGCTGCTGTTCGCCCTGGTCGGCGGAGCACCGCTTGGCGCCTCGGTCGGCGTCGTGCTCGGCTTGATACTCGGCTTGGCCGAGCCGAATTCGCTGACGCAGATGAGCGTGCTGGCGTTTGCCGGCTTGCTGGCCGGTCTGCTGAAGGACGGCAAGCGCTGGGCGGTTGCCTTCGGCATGCTGCTCGGGACGGCGATTCTATCCGTCTATCTCGGGCCTCCTTCGGAGGTGATGGCTTCGACCTGGGAGACGATTGCCGCGGCAGCGCTATTCTTGCTCACTCCTAAATCGATATGCGCCACCTTGGCCAAATATGTGCCGGGAACGAACGAGCATACGAAATCGCAGCATGAATATGCGAAGCGGATGCGCGACATGACGGCGGAACGGGTTACCCAGTTCTCGGAGGTGTTCCGGCAGCTGTCGAGCAGCTTCAAGCAGACTGCCCAGACGGGCGAGCCTCCGACGGTGGGAGAGGAGCGCAATCGGATGATCGAATCCGTGACGGCCGCTACCTGTCTCGGCTGCCCGCGGCAGCAGGCCTGCTGGAACCATAAGTCGCTCCAGACGATGACGATGATGAATCAGATGATGAGCAAGGTCGAACAGGATACCGAGATCGTCTCCTACAAGGAGAAGCAGCTGCCTCAGACGTGGAGGAGCCACTGCATGAAGGCGCCGAAGGTGCTCGCTCTGATGAGGGAGCATATGATCCGGCGGGCGCTGGACGAGCATTGGCAGAAGCAGATTTTGGACAGCCGCCACTTCGTTGCCGATCAACTGGCCGGCGTGTCGCAGGTGATGGATGATCTGGCCCGGGAGATTCGGCGCGAAGGACGGGAGCTGTTCATGCAGGAGGAGCAGATTCGGCAGGCGATGGAGGATCTCGGGCTGTCCGTGCACCGCGTTGATATTTTATCGCTCGATGCGGGACGGATCGAGATCGAGATGATTCATTCCTTCACCGACGGCTATGACGAATGCCGCAAGCTCATTGCGCCGCTGCTGTCGGATATATTGGGCGAGCATATCGCCGTCAGAGAGGAGAGGTTAACCGGAACCGAAGGGCATGGCATGGTCACCTTCGTCTCGGCGAAGGCATTCGAGGTGGAGACCGGCATGGCCGGGGCTGCCAAAGGAGGGGATATGCTGTCGGGAGACAGCTTCAGCACGCTGGAGCTCGGCAGCGGGAAGTATGCGGTCGCCTTGAGCGACGGGATGGGCAATGGCGAGCGGGCCCGCATGGAGAGCAGCACCGCGTTGAAGCTGCTGTCCCAGTTCCTGCAATCGGGTATTGACGAGAAGCTGGCGATCCAATCCGTCAATTCGGTGCTGACGCTGCGGTCGCCGGACGAGATCTACGCGACGGTCGATATGGCGATCATTGATCTGTATTCCGCGAAGACGACGTTCATGAAGAGCGGCTCCACGCCCAGCTTCATCAAGAGCGGGAAGGACGTCCGCTTAGTATCGGGCAGCAACTTGCCGATAGGTATTATACAGGATATTGATTTCGAGCTGATTGATTCGGCTTTGCAGCCGGGAGATATCTTGATTATGATGACGGACGGCATCTTCGATGCTCCCGGGCCGGCAGTCAATAAGGAGATGTGGATGAAGCGGCTCATCAGCGAGCTGGAGACCGACGATCCGCAGGAGATTGCCGATCTTCTCCTGGAGACCGTCATCCGTCATGCCAGCGGTCATATCGATGACGACATGACCGTCGTCGTGACGCGCGTTGCCCGCCATCAGCCGCAATGGGCCACGCTGCACTGGAATGGGCATGACCGTATGGAGCGGCCGCTGACGGTCAGCTAA
- the hpt gene encoding hypoxanthine phosphoribosyltransferase produces the protein MYNDIEKVIISEEQIQAKVQELGAQISREYEGKCPLVICVLKGAFVFMADLVKRITVPLELDFMAVSSYGASTKSSGVVRIIKDLDVSVEGRDVLIVEDIIDTGLTLSYLIEVLQGRKANSIRLVTLFDKPARRTVNLEADYKGFVLPDEFIVGYGLDYAERYRNLPYIGVLKPNIYSNEAK, from the coding sequence TTGTATAACGACATTGAAAAGGTAATTATCAGCGAGGAGCAAATTCAGGCGAAAGTCCAGGAGCTGGGTGCTCAGATCAGCCGCGAGTATGAAGGGAAATGCCCGCTGGTCATCTGTGTCCTGAAAGGCGCATTCGTCTTCATGGCGGATCTGGTCAAGCGAATTACCGTACCGTTGGAATTGGACTTTATGGCGGTATCCAGCTATGGAGCTTCCACGAAGTCTTCCGGTGTCGTCCGGATTATCAAAGATTTGGATGTATCCGTGGAAGGCCGGGATGTGCTCATTGTTGAAGATATTATAGATACCGGCTTGACGCTCAGCTACTTGATTGAAGTGCTTCAAGGCCGCAAGGCGAATTCCATTCGCCTCGTGACGCTGTTCGATAAGCCGGCGCGCCGCACCGTTAATCTGGAAGCGGACTACAAAGGATTCGTGCTTCCCGACGAATTCATCGTTGGCTATGGCTTGGATTATGCCGAACGTTACCGCAACCTTCCATATATAGGCGTGTTGAAGCCGAACATCTACTCGAATGAAGCCAAGTAA
- a CDS encoding FtsB family cell division protein: protein MSASRTPDRTRENKMAGAKRRLRLWMGFMVVFAGWGLYTYIDQAATIEGLKADYQVQEKKKTAAEKTRNEVQQEVDRLNTTEYILQIARSKGMLLPDEVLIRKHEE from the coding sequence ATGTCTGCGTCCCGGACACCGGACCGTACTCGTGAGAACAAAATGGCAGGAGCCAAGCGAAGATTGCGATTGTGGATGGGGTTTATGGTGGTGTTTGCGGGGTGGGGCTTATATACGTACATCGACCAGGCTGCTACCATTGAGGGGCTCAAAGCCGATTATCAGGTGCAGGAGAAGAAGAAGACGGCTGCCGAAAAGACGCGGAACGAGGTTCAGCAGGAAGTCGATCGCCTGAATACGACCGAATATATTCTTCAGATTGCGAGAAGTAAAGGGATGCTGCTTCCGGACGAAGTCCTTATCCGCAAGCACGAGGAATAG
- the yabP gene encoding sporulation protein YabP, translating to MMELNKPTAKRQEIKMVNRKLLEISGVSKVESFDSEEFLLDTECGFLTIRGHNLHIKNLSLEQGQVAIEGTVNSLTYLDASSHDKSKGFFGKLFK from the coding sequence ATGATGGAATTGAACAAGCCAACGGCCAAGCGCCAGGAGATTAAGATGGTCAACCGCAAGCTGCTGGAGATTAGCGGGGTAAGCAAAGTAGAGAGCTTCGACAGCGAGGAGTTCCTGCTGGATACCGAATGCGGATTTCTGACCATACGCGGCCACAATCTTCATATCAAAAACTTGAGCCTCGAACAAGGACAAGTCGCCATTGAAGGCACGGTCAACTCCCTGACCTATCTGGATGCGAGCTCGCACGATAAATCCAAAGGCTTTTTCGGGAAGTTATTCAAGTGA
- a CDS encoding protein kinase domain-containing protein: MENEQHHAQAAALRVEAGTVLQGVWNGRVYRIERRLGRGANGVVYLVTHLPPAAQPRGGRTAAYALKMGMNSVDLQSEINALRAWEKGRQAEAGRTGHARPFLVDNDDCDLHGKRIPFYVMRYVPGVSLRKFIYKHGPEWYGVVGGRLLEKLRQLHRQGLVFGDLKAENVLVNDKGEVELIDYGGLTSTGKSVKQFTELYDRGYWHAGSRTADFGYDLFSFAVMTIQMMAERELRERIKTTLPQTRDIKDLIDIARNHPRVQPYEPWLAPALRGEFASPEEACRLWHERTRKLHRSGKPLNRPTPLWLKWFFAVSVLLLAVSIAYWAWGFD; this comes from the coding sequence ATGGAGAACGAGCAACATCATGCGCAGGCAGCGGCGCTTCGTGTCGAAGCGGGAACCGTGCTGCAGGGAGTGTGGAACGGACGTGTCTACCGAATTGAGCGACGGCTTGGCCGCGGGGCCAACGGAGTCGTGTATTTGGTGACTCATCTGCCGCCTGCAGCGCAGCCGCGCGGAGGACGGACCGCTGCCTATGCGCTTAAGATGGGGATGAATTCGGTCGATCTCCAGTCCGAGATTAACGCGCTGCGGGCATGGGAGAAGGGACGCCAGGCGGAGGCGGGGCGCACGGGCCATGCACGGCCATTTCTCGTCGATAACGATGATTGCGATCTGCACGGCAAGCGCATCCCGTTCTATGTGATGAGATATGTGCCGGGGGTGAGTCTGCGCAAGTTCATTTATAAGCATGGGCCGGAATGGTATGGCGTCGTCGGAGGGCGCTTGCTGGAGAAGCTCAGGCAACTGCACCGGCAGGGGCTTGTCTTCGGCGATCTGAAGGCGGAGAACGTGCTGGTGAATGATAAGGGAGAGGTTGAGTTGATCGATTACGGCGGACTGACCTCTACGGGGAAAAGCGTAAAGCAATTCACGGAATTGTATGACCGGGGGTATTGGCACGCCGGATCGCGCACGGCCGACTTCGGGTATGATCTGTTCTCCTTCGCGGTCATGACGATTCAGATGATGGCCGAGCGGGAGCTTCGGGAACGGATCAAGACAACGCTCCCGCAGACGCGCGACATCAAGGATCTAATCGACATCGCCCGGAACCATCCCCGGGTGCAGCCGTATGAGCCATGGCTGGCGCCGGCCTTGCGCGGGGAATTCGCCTCCCCGGAGGAGGCATGCCGTCTGTGGCATGAACGGACCCGGAAGCTGCATCGCTCCGGCAAACCGCTGAACCGCCCTACGCCGCTGTGGCTGAAGTGGTTTTTTGCCGTGTCTGTGCTGCTGTTGGCGGTGAGCATCGCTTATTGGGCATGGGGTTTCGATTAA
- the queF gene encoding preQ(1) synthase, whose product MAGRNEAELQLKHLGGKTEYATDYAPHVLEAFDNKHPNRDYFVKFNCPEFTSLCPMTGQPDFATMYISYIPDRKCVESKSLKLYMFSFRNHGDFHEDCVNIIMNDLIGLLDPKYIEVWGKFTPRGGISIDPYCNYGRPGTKYEEMAAYRLMNHDLYPETVDNR is encoded by the coding sequence ATGGCAGGCAGGAACGAAGCCGAATTGCAGCTGAAGCATCTCGGAGGGAAGACGGAATACGCGACCGACTACGCGCCTCATGTATTGGAGGCGTTCGACAATAAGCATCCGAACCGCGATTATTTCGTCAAATTCAACTGTCCGGAGTTCACCAGCCTCTGTCCGATGACGGGGCAGCCGGACTTCGCGACCATGTATATCAGCTATATTCCGGACCGGAAGTGCGTCGAGAGCAAGTCGCTGAAGCTCTATATGTTCAGCTTCCGCAATCATGGCGATTTCCACGAGGATTGCGTCAATATCATTATGAATGATCTGATCGGGCTGCTCGATCCGAAATATATCGAAGTATGGGGCAAGTTCACGCCGCGCGGCGGCATTTCTATCGATCCGTATTGCAATTACGGCCGTCCGGGCACGAAATACGAGGAGATGGCGGCTTATCGCCTGATGAATCATGATTTATACCCGGAGACGGTCGACAACCGGTAA
- a CDS encoding S1 domain-containing RNA-binding protein encodes MTIEVGTKLQGKVTGITHFGAFVDLSGGVTGLVHISEIADNYVKDVNDHLKIDDIVTVKVINVDKDGKIGLSIKQTVDKPASEQRPPRGPRQDRPNRDGGGRGGFGNRDRGGRKPNFASFEDKMSRFLKDSEERISSLKKNTESKRGGRGARRM; translated from the coding sequence ATGACAATCGAAGTGGGCACCAAGTTACAAGGCAAGGTGACAGGCATTACGCATTTTGGAGCGTTCGTTGATCTGTCGGGAGGTGTCACGGGACTGGTTCACATCTCTGAAATTGCCGATAACTATGTCAAGGACGTGAATGACCATTTGAAGATTGACGATATCGTCACGGTCAAAGTAATTAACGTCGACAAGGACGGCAAGATTGGCTTGTCTATCAAGCAGACAGTGGATAAGCCAGCATCGGAGCAGAGACCGCCAAGAGGACCTCGTCAAGACCGTCCGAACCGAGACGGGGGAGGAAGAGGCGGCTTTGGTAACCGCGACCGGGGTGGCCGCAAGCCTAATTTCGCTTCTTTTGAGGATAAAATGTCGCGCTTCCTTAAAGATAGTGAAGAGCGCATCTCGTCTTTGAAAAAGAACACGGAATCCAAGCGCGGAGGCCGTGGCGCACGCCGCATGTAA
- the yabQ gene encoding spore cortex biosynthesis protein YabQ translates to MSLYVQWTTVLLMMLSGLALGVVFDGYRVVAGQFRFPRWTVPLLDLMYWLAATLFVFQMLVKGNQGELRFYVFLGLAAGAWLYVILLSKVTVAIVTWLVRAILAISRFIRRCLYVLLVLPLKGLWIFTKGLGAFLLTAAMFIGKIVLQCVKPLWLLVRWIFRPLILPIWERLGITERLHRIKQKVFSGVRRMNQWVAAGRAKAARLLRLFHHKK, encoded by the coding sequence GTGAGTCTGTACGTACAATGGACGACCGTGCTGCTCATGATGCTGAGCGGCTTGGCGCTCGGTGTCGTATTTGACGGCTACCGCGTCGTAGCGGGGCAATTCCGTTTCCCTCGGTGGACGGTTCCGCTGCTGGATTTGATGTATTGGCTGGCTGCGACGCTGTTCGTGTTTCAGATGCTCGTGAAGGGCAATCAGGGAGAGCTTCGATTTTACGTCTTTCTTGGCTTGGCCGCCGGGGCGTGGTTGTATGTTATCCTTCTCAGCAAGGTCACGGTCGCGATCGTAACGTGGCTCGTGCGGGCCATATTGGCCATCTCCCGGTTCATCCGCCGATGCCTGTATGTTCTGCTCGTGCTGCCGCTCAAGGGCTTATGGATCTTTACAAAAGGTCTAGGTGCGTTTTTGCTGACGGCGGCTATGTTCATCGGAAAAATTGTGCTACAATGTGTTAAGCCGCTATGGTTGCTGGTCCGCTGGATTTTCCGGCCGCTCATTCTTCCGATCTGGGAACGGCTGGGCATAACGGAACGGCTCCACCGGATCAAGCAGAAGGTATTTTCTGGTGTGCGTCGAATGAATCAATGGGTGGCAGCGGGAAGAGCGAAGGCGGCTCGTCTGCTGCGCCTGTTTCATCATAAGAAGTAA
- the tilS gene encoding tRNA lysidine(34) synthetase TilS: MTAPGRHADNDSEYAWRQWTEKLRDTVERHRLWNDGDRIVIAVSGGPDSMLLLHAIAALTGHRPGSGQIIIAHVHHGFRPQESDEEARFVEREAERLGIRVAMKRVDAPGWAAEHKMNAQAAARQLRYDFLKEVAAREQAPIIALAHHADDQAETVLMRLLRGTGSTGLSGMAWKREADGFSFVRPLLGVRKAELLEWCRLRGIAYVTDSSNAKTDYLRNRVRLDVMPQLEQENPGLVASLCRTADVLREENDWIEEQARQLFQCVVKTVKDGEDVPMESSPPDGVVLDRRALLQAHVALQRRLIKLILNYLTREAEQADFDTVEALRNAAIREQPSTWKTDAVPGVEFRREYDRLLWLRQPIGQAKNGPDMLDLTIDRTYESGCLPIPSNGSTLHWVIECDSGSSITQEAAHQAASGRRRVPSGQAEALFDAEQLCWPLRVRYRRDGDRMRILGLNGSKKVQDMFVDAKIAPSLRGTVPIVADANGQILWVPGVRRSDAALVGPSTDRVLRLELEGGAHIPAQQQRSCSTQPNRMM; encoded by the coding sequence ATGACGGCACCGGGCAGGCATGCGGACAATGACAGCGAATATGCGTGGCGGCAATGGACGGAGAAGCTGCGGGACACCGTAGAGCGGCACCGGCTGTGGAACGATGGCGACCGCATCGTGATCGCGGTCTCGGGCGGACCAGACTCCATGCTGCTGCTGCATGCCATCGCTGCCCTGACCGGACATCGTCCGGGAAGCGGACAGATCATCATCGCCCATGTGCACCATGGCTTCCGCCCGCAGGAGTCGGACGAAGAAGCGCGGTTCGTCGAGCGGGAAGCGGAGCGGCTCGGGATAAGAGTGGCGATGAAGCGTGTGGACGCTCCGGGCTGGGCGGCGGAGCATAAGATGAATGCGCAAGCGGCTGCGAGGCAGCTCCGCTATGACTTCCTGAAGGAAGTCGCCGCTCGCGAGCAGGCGCCGATCATCGCATTGGCGCATCATGCCGATGATCAGGCAGAGACGGTGCTGATGCGGCTGCTGCGCGGAACCGGCAGCACGGGGCTGTCGGGGATGGCCTGGAAGCGGGAGGCGGACGGCTTCTCCTTCGTCCGGCCGCTGCTGGGCGTCCGCAAGGCGGAATTGCTGGAGTGGTGCCGCCTGCGCGGTATCGCCTACGTCACGGACAGCAGCAATGCCAAGACGGATTACTTGCGCAATCGGGTCCGGCTGGACGTTATGCCGCAGTTGGAGCAGGAGAACCCGGGCCTGGTCGCTTCCCTGTGCCGCACGGCCGATGTGCTGCGGGAAGAGAATGATTGGATAGAGGAGCAGGCGCGGCAGTTGTTTCAATGCGTGGTGAAGACGGTAAAGGATGGAGAAGACGTTCCCATGGAATCATCGCCGCCGGACGGCGTCGTTCTTGATCGAAGGGCGCTTCTTCAAGCACATGTCGCTTTACAACGCAGGTTGATTAAACTAATATTAAACTATCTCACGCGGGAAGCGGAACAAGCTGATTTCGACACGGTTGAGGCGCTGCGGAATGCGGCGATCCGGGAACAGCCATCCACGTGGAAGACGGATGCGGTCCCCGGAGTCGAGTTCCGGAGAGAATACGACCGCTTGCTATGGCTGCGCCAACCCATCGGTCAGGCGAAGAACGGGCCGGATATGCTGGATCTGACGATAGATCGTACATATGAATCGGGCTGTCTCCCGATACCGTCGAATGGCAGTACGCTGCATTGGGTTATCGAGTGTGATAGCGGCTCTTCCATCACGCAGGAAGCGGCGCATCAAGCCGCATCCGGAAGAAGGCGGGTCCCCTCGGGACAGGCGGAGGCGCTGTTCGATGCAGAGCAATTGTGTTGGCCGCTGCGTGTCCGATACCGCCGCGACGGCGATCGAATGCGCATTTTAGGGTTAAATGGCAGCAAAAAGGTGCAAGATATGTTCGTCGACGCCAAAATCGCGCCCTCGCTTCGCGGTACCGTCCCCATCGTGGCGGATGCCAACGGGCAGATCTTGTGGGTGCCGGGCGTGCGGCGTTCGGATGCCGCTCTGGTCGGGCCCTCTACAGACCGTGTCCTGCGGCTGGAGCTGGAAGGCGGTGCGCATATTCCGGCGCAGCAGCAGCGATCATGCTCCACCCAACCTAACCGCATGATGTAA
- the ftsH gene encoding ATP-dependent zinc metalloprotease FtsH gives MNRFIKNSGFYLILFLVVVGFVQFIGSGNEATDTPSYDQFRKELSANNIEEMTVQYEGRAYLVIGKYHKIPEGAKSQQFVTYIPDSNPAVEELMNAGDNQQSLKIIWKKMEEQSLWLTFLTSIIPFIIMFILFFFFFNQAQGGGGKVMNFGKSRARLYNEEKKRVTFEDVAGADEEKQELVEVVEFLKDPRKFAALGARIPKGVLLNGPPGTGKTLLARAVAGEAGVPFFSISGSDFVEMFVGVGASRVRDLFENAKKNAPCIIFIDEIDAVGRQRGAGLGGGHDEREQTLNQLLVEMDGFGANEGIIIIAATNRPDILDPALLRPGRFDRQITVDRPDVKGREAVLKVHARNKPLNKNVNLDTIAKRTTGFTGADLENLLNEAALLAARKNHKDITMTDVDEAIDRVIVGTEKRSRMISDREKRIVAFHEAGHTIIGYFLEHADMVHKVTIIPRGRAGGYVIMLPKEDRMLVTKQELLDKVTGLLGGRVAEELFIGEIGTGAYSDFQQATRIVRSMIMEYGMSEKLGPMQFGNRQGEVFLGRDLGHEQNYSDAIAYEIDQEMQRIMNECYERAKKLLTERSREVSLIANTLLEVETLELEQIKQLIEEGKLSERTPASPDEPEAGTPVIETTGDVKVNLVGKPEKLGPTQWDGSPSGPPEGDTPNGSSPADIRGDSTEQPKAEPTSEEPSAPAEKNESPNDKKDEQ, from the coding sequence ATGAATCGGTTCATCAAGAATTCTGGTTTTTATCTGATTCTTTTTTTGGTCGTGGTGGGATTTGTCCAGTTCATCGGCAGCGGCAATGAAGCCACGGACACACCGAGTTATGACCAGTTCCGCAAAGAGCTTTCGGCTAACAATATAGAAGAAATGACGGTTCAATATGAAGGTCGGGCTTATTTGGTCATCGGGAAATATCATAAGATTCCAGAAGGGGCGAAATCCCAGCAGTTCGTAACGTATATTCCGGATAGCAATCCGGCCGTCGAAGAGTTAATGAACGCAGGGGATAATCAGCAATCACTTAAGATTATTTGGAAAAAGATGGAGGAACAAAGCCTCTGGCTAACGTTTCTGACGTCGATTATTCCATTTATCATCATGTTCATCCTGTTCTTCTTCTTCTTTAATCAAGCGCAGGGCGGCGGCGGCAAGGTAATGAACTTCGGCAAGAGCCGCGCACGCTTGTATAATGAAGAGAAGAAGCGCGTTACCTTTGAAGACGTCGCGGGTGCGGATGAAGAGAAGCAAGAGCTGGTGGAGGTTGTCGAGTTCCTGAAGGATCCGCGCAAGTTCGCAGCCCTTGGCGCGCGCATTCCGAAGGGCGTGCTGCTGAACGGCCCTCCGGGTACCGGTAAGACGTTGCTGGCCCGTGCCGTTGCAGGGGAAGCTGGCGTTCCGTTCTTCAGCATCTCCGGTTCCGACTTCGTCGAAATGTTCGTCGGTGTCGGTGCATCGCGGGTCCGTGACCTGTTCGAGAATGCAAAGAAGAATGCGCCATGTATCATTTTCATTGACGAGATCGATGCTGTCGGCCGTCAACGGGGCGCCGGTCTGGGCGGCGGCCATGACGAACGGGAGCAGACGCTCAACCAGTTGCTGGTCGAGATGGATGGCTTCGGTGCTAACGAAGGCATCATCATTATCGCTGCGACGAACCGTCCGGATATTCTGGACCCGGCATTGCTCCGTCCTGGACGCTTTGACCGTCAGATTACGGTCGATCGCCCGGATGTGAAGGGCCGCGAGGCGGTGCTGAAGGTGCACGCCCGCAATAAGCCGTTGAACAAGAACGTTAACCTCGATACAATCGCCAAGCGGACGACCGGCTTCACGGGCGCCGACTTGGAGAACTTGCTGAATGAAGCGGCGCTGCTCGCAGCCCGCAAAAACCATAAAGACATTACGATGACGGACGTTGACGAGGCGATTGACCGCGTCATCGTCGGAACGGAGAAGCGCAGCCGCATGATCAGCGATCGCGAGAAACGGATTGTTGCTTTCCATGAAGCCGGGCATACGATTATCGGCTACTTCCTGGAGCATGCGGATATGGTCCACAAGGTGACCATCATTCCGCGCGGCCGTGCCGGCGGTTATGTCATCATGCTGCCGAAGGAAGACCGCATGCTGGTGACGAAGCAGGAATTGCTGGACAAAGTCACGGGATTGCTCGGGGGCCGTGTCGCCGAAGAACTGTTCATCGGCGAGATTGGCACCGGCGCATACAGCGACTTCCAGCAGGCGACCCGCATCGTGCGCAGTATGATTATGGAATACGGCATGAGCGAGAAGCTCGGACCGATGCAGTTCGGCAATCGTCAAGGAGAAGTGTTCCTGGGCCGCGACCTCGGTCACGAACAGAACTACTCCGATGCCATTGCCTACGAGATCGACCAAGAGATGCAGCGCATCATGAATGAATGCTATGAGCGCGCGAAGAAGCTCTTGACCGAGCGGTCCCGCGAAGTAAGCTTGATCGCGAATACGCTTCTCGAGGTCGAGACCTTGGAACTCGAGCAGATCAAGCAGCTTATCGAGGAAGGCAAGCTGAGCGAAAGAACACCTGCATCCCCGGATGAGCCTGAAGCGGGCACGCCGGTTATCGAGACGACGGGCGATGTGAAGGTGAATCTGGTAGGCAAGCCGGAGAAGCTTGGGCCGACCCAATGGGATGGTTCTCCATCCGGCCCGCCGGAAGGGGATACTCCGAACGGCTCTTCGCCTGCTGACATTCGCGGTGACTCCACCGAGCAGCCGAAGGCGGAACCGACATCCGAGGAGCCGTCGGCGCCTGCGGAGAAAAATGAGTCGCCAAATGACAAGAAAGACGAACAATAA